One genomic window of Polyangium aurulentum includes the following:
- a CDS encoding 3'-5' exonuclease, whose amino-acid sequence MNAPHTHFLVIDLEATCDDQGTIPEKIMEIIEIGAVLVEESTLSPVGEFQTFVRPVIRPKLTAFCTALTTIRQADVDAAPTFPEAIEALARFQGEHNALFCSWGDYDRKQFEIDAARWGVPLPLKGHMNLKKRFSAALGETTRYGMSSALERVGLPLTGTHHRGIDDARNIAKLLPYLLGRIPFPPAPAASV is encoded by the coding sequence ATGAACGCCCCACACACACACTTTCTCGTCATCGACCTCGAGGCGACCTGCGACGATCAGGGGACGATCCCCGAGAAGATCATGGAGATCATTGAGATCGGCGCGGTCCTCGTGGAGGAATCCACGCTCTCGCCCGTGGGCGAGTTTCAGACGTTCGTGCGCCCGGTCATCCGGCCGAAGCTCACCGCCTTCTGCACCGCGCTGACCACGATCCGGCAAGCCGACGTCGACGCCGCGCCCACGTTCCCGGAGGCCATCGAGGCGCTCGCGCGCTTTCAAGGCGAGCACAACGCGCTCTTCTGCTCGTGGGGCGATTACGATCGAAAGCAGTTCGAGATCGACGCGGCCCGCTGGGGCGTCCCCTTGCCGCTCAAGGGGCACATGAACCTGAAGAAGCGCTTCTCCGCGGCGCTCGGCGAGACCACCCGCTACGGCATGTCGAGCGCGCTCGAGCGCGTCGGTTTGCCGCTCACGGGCACGCACCATCGCGGCATCGACGACGCGCGCAACATCGCCAAGCTCCTTCCCTACTTGCTCGGGCGAATCCCCTTCCCTCCGGCGCCTGCGGCTTCTGTATAG
- a CDS encoding AAA family ATPase — protein sequence MSNLGPAAGAVRRAITSACSGLVDRRALVELVALSAVAGEHVLVLGPPGTAKSEAVRRIARNLGGKYFEYLLGRFTEPSEIFGPVSLRRLKDGVLETETQGMLPEAEIAFLDEVFLGSTAILNTLLGVLNERRFRRGHTAIECPLRVCVGAANRLPEDEHLAAFADRFLVRVFVGPVGDARLEELLEASWTLGGAAAASEASMADVDTVAKAARAADVAGVRPALAHALRLVRAAGVELTDRRAARVQRLVAAAAALAGRGRADERDLWPIVFAVPTESGQRIARDALRDVLAASENESLPAAAEEGSLGPRARAARLVEHARALFEAPPAGADRGPFRQKLEGIAREIDAGFAPAAMPPELAEVRARIVAELGAP from the coding sequence ATGTCGAATCTCGGACCCGCCGCCGGCGCCGTGCGGCGCGCGATCACCTCGGCCTGCTCGGGGCTCGTCGATCGGCGCGCCCTCGTGGAGCTCGTCGCGCTCTCGGCGGTGGCCGGCGAGCATGTCCTCGTGCTCGGGCCGCCAGGCACGGCGAAGAGCGAGGCCGTGCGGCGCATCGCGCGAAACCTCGGCGGCAAATACTTCGAGTACCTGCTCGGTCGATTCACCGAGCCGAGCGAGATCTTCGGGCCCGTGAGCCTGCGCCGCCTGAAGGACGGCGTCCTCGAGACCGAGACGCAAGGCATGCTGCCCGAGGCCGAGATCGCGTTCCTCGACGAGGTCTTTCTCGGGTCGACCGCCATCTTGAACACGCTGCTCGGCGTGCTGAACGAGCGGCGCTTCAGGCGCGGTCACACCGCGATCGAGTGCCCGCTCCGGGTCTGCGTCGGCGCTGCCAACAGGCTCCCCGAGGACGAGCACCTGGCCGCGTTCGCCGATCGCTTCCTCGTCCGCGTGTTCGTCGGGCCCGTGGGGGACGCGCGGCTCGAGGAGCTGCTCGAGGCGAGCTGGACGCTCGGGGGAGCGGCCGCGGCGAGCGAGGCGTCGATGGCGGACGTGGATACCGTCGCCAAGGCGGCGCGCGCGGCGGACGTGGCGGGGGTGCGGCCGGCCCTTGCGCATGCGCTGCGGCTCGTCCGTGCGGCCGGGGTGGAGCTGACCGATCGGCGCGCGGCGCGCGTGCAACGGCTCGTGGCGGCGGCGGCGGCGCTCGCGGGGCGAGGCCGCGCGGACGAGCGCGATCTTTGGCCGATCGTGTTCGCGGTGCCCACGGAGAGCGGGCAGCGGATCGCGCGGGATGCGCTGCGCGACGTGCTGGCGGCGTCCGAGAACGAGAGCCTGCCGGCTGCGGCCGAGGAGGGATCGCTCGGGCCGCGCGCCCGGGCTGCGCGCCTCGTGGAGCACGCGCGCGCGCTGTTCGAGGCGCCGCCCGCGGGGGCGGATCGAGGCCCGTTCCGGCAGAAGCTCGAGGGGATCGCGCGCGAGATCGACGCGGGCTTCGCGCCGGCGGCGATGCCGCCCGAGCTGGCAGAGGTCCGCGCGCGGATCGTGGCCGAGCTCGGCGCGCCATGA
- a CDS encoding SecDF P1 head subdomain-containing protein — MSPTREPEDPQAPTPPRSRSPWLALALTLLAPFVVLLAQRVALPGVDESALGGIDRPRSSLSIVALGIMPFIKAMCLVELLAAIVPGWRHLRHGGRRGRRELGRAAMLLGFALAVFQGWGIAQAAAEVFTNPGIASALLVTVTLVAGVALIHLLAQAVSSRGLASGYGVLYVGLSFLGMFTHLASTSAQIAVRDIVGMAVVAAVIAAATWYALERGAPTGAPEQKTATYRQAASESAPAIVLPTPSSGTFPLSFIEWGIPVVGAMWFDVSALYDVKVYGAVSLLFVLPAAFVFTRVFNGPERVAEVFARARGEGASRAGLEAEARAELRPAAMRALVFLLALLSIELLAYRFALLVVSSWTVALAVALGLDIITELRARLSMPDLIAVWPEHRPYAIAAAREALEAEGIPVHARGERMRRLLQFFGPYVPIELMVPKAHAKRAVKVVRRVLLAREGDATVAAAKETSARPAAAGRAKPRPIGAAAVAATVLLAGLILALVMPAKPSGEARAASATLEILSVDDEQEIVDDDTRNKLIDGGLPSGLSIQRESVSIGPDRQVIRWYARLRRDEGETLDAARARLEAWTKTLALPEDARVVVGDYLEANEENEGALEQAGFRTYLVKGAPILTTADVIGATALADPSGSGWFVAIQFGPDGAARFESYTSQNIKRRIAILIDGRVMSAPLIMTRIPGGRASISMSNGPMEEQKAEAQRLARALGGD; from the coding sequence ATGAGTCCCACGCGCGAACCCGAGGATCCGCAGGCGCCGACGCCTCCCCGCTCGCGAAGTCCGTGGCTCGCCCTCGCGCTCACGTTGCTCGCGCCCTTCGTGGTGCTGCTCGCGCAGCGCGTGGCGTTGCCTGGCGTCGACGAGAGCGCGCTCGGGGGCATCGATCGCCCGCGCAGCAGTCTCAGCATCGTGGCGCTCGGGATCATGCCGTTCATCAAGGCGATGTGCCTCGTGGAGCTCCTCGCGGCCATCGTCCCGGGGTGGCGGCATCTGCGCCATGGCGGACGGCGGGGGCGGCGCGAGCTCGGGCGCGCGGCCATGCTCCTGGGCTTCGCGCTCGCCGTCTTCCAGGGATGGGGCATTGCGCAGGCGGCGGCGGAGGTGTTCACGAACCCCGGCATTGCCTCCGCGCTGCTCGTGACCGTGACGCTCGTGGCCGGCGTGGCGCTCATCCACCTCCTTGCCCAGGCGGTGAGCAGCCGCGGGCTCGCGAGCGGTTACGGCGTGCTCTACGTGGGGCTGTCGTTCCTCGGGATGTTCACGCATCTCGCGAGCACCAGTGCACAGATCGCCGTGCGCGACATCGTCGGGATGGCCGTGGTTGCCGCCGTGATCGCAGCGGCGACCTGGTACGCCCTCGAGCGAGGCGCTCCGACGGGGGCGCCAGAGCAGAAGACGGCGACGTACCGGCAGGCGGCCTCCGAGAGCGCGCCTGCGATCGTGCTGCCCACGCCCTCGTCGGGCACCTTCCCGCTGTCGTTCATCGAATGGGGCATCCCCGTCGTGGGCGCGATGTGGTTCGACGTGAGCGCGCTTTACGACGTCAAGGTCTACGGAGCCGTCTCGCTCTTGTTCGTGCTCCCAGCGGCGTTCGTCTTCACGCGTGTTTTCAACGGGCCAGAGCGCGTCGCCGAGGTCTTCGCGCGCGCCCGCGGCGAGGGCGCGTCACGCGCGGGGCTGGAGGCGGAGGCCCGCGCGGAGCTTCGCCCCGCGGCGATGAGGGCCCTTGTCTTCCTTCTCGCGCTCCTCTCGATCGAGCTGCTCGCATACCGGTTCGCGCTTCTGGTGGTCAGCTCGTGGACGGTGGCGCTCGCGGTCGCGCTCGGGCTCGACATCATCACCGAGCTTCGCGCGCGCCTTTCGATGCCAGACCTCATCGCGGTGTGGCCCGAGCACCGCCCCTACGCGATCGCAGCCGCGCGCGAGGCGCTGGAGGCGGAGGGCATCCCGGTGCACGCGCGCGGCGAGCGCATGCGGAGGCTGCTCCAGTTTTTCGGACCGTACGTGCCCATCGAGCTGATGGTGCCGAAGGCGCACGCGAAACGCGCGGTGAAGGTGGTGAGGCGCGTGCTGCTCGCGCGCGAAGGGGACGCAACCGTCGCTGCGGCCAAGGAGACGAGCGCGCGCCCGGCCGCGGCGGGTCGTGCGAAGCCGCGCCCGATCGGGGCCGCTGCCGTGGCCGCAACCGTGCTGCTCGCGGGTCTGATCCTCGCGCTCGTGATGCCCGCGAAGCCCTCCGGCGAGGCCCGAGCGGCCTCCGCCACGCTCGAGATCCTGAGCGTGGACGACGAGCAAGAGATCGTGGACGACGACACGCGGAACAAGCTCATCGACGGGGGGCTGCCGAGCGGCCTGTCGATTCAGCGCGAGAGCGTCTCCATCGGCCCTGATAGGCAGGTGATCCGCTGGTATGCCCGCCTGCGCCGGGACGAGGGGGAGACGCTGGATGCCGCGCGCGCGCGGCTCGAAGCGTGGACGAAGACGCTCGCGCTACCCGAGGACGCTCGCGTCGTGGTGGGAGATTACCTGGAGGCGAACGAGGAGAACGAAGGCGCGCTCGAGCAAGCCGGCTTTCGCACGTACCTCGTGAAAGGCGCGCCGATCCTGACGACGGCCGATGTCATTGGCGCGACGGCGCTGGCCGACCCCTCGGGATCCGGCTGGTTCGTGGCGATCCAGTTCGGGCCGGACGGCGCCGCGCGGTTCGAGTCCTACACGAGCCAGAACATCAAGCGCAGGATCGCGATCCTGATCGACGGCCGCGTGATGAGCGCGCCGTTGATCATGACGCGGATCCCGGGCGGCCGCGCGAGCATCTCCATGAGCAACGGACCGATGGAGGAGCAGAAGGCGGAGGCGCAGAGGCTCGCAAGGGCGCTCGGCGGAGACTGA
- a CDS encoding YcjF family protein, which yields MTIADDDTLSDFPSARFVRANAIVARNAQWALGMRMLPVPIAGLVGMAAIQVKMLKELSDLYEVPYVEDAAKKVLGVMISALGSIGLGTSIAAGIIHFFPIVGPGLGAMALQLTTGAFTFATGRIFTMHFELGGSFLDLDPEKMRAHFQKELENTRGRGSMI from the coding sequence ATGACCATTGCTGACGATGACACCCTCTCGGATTTCCCGTCGGCGCGCTTCGTCCGCGCGAATGCGATCGTCGCGCGCAATGCCCAGTGGGCGCTGGGCATGAGGATGTTGCCCGTCCCCATCGCCGGGCTCGTCGGCATGGCGGCCATCCAGGTGAAAATGCTGAAGGAGCTGTCCGATCTCTACGAGGTCCCCTACGTGGAGGACGCCGCGAAGAAGGTCCTGGGCGTCATGATTTCGGCCCTCGGGAGCATCGGCCTCGGGACCTCGATTGCGGCAGGCATCATCCACTTTTTCCCCATCGTCGGGCCAGGCCTCGGCGCGATGGCCCTGCAGCTCACGACGGGCGCCTTCACATTCGCCACGGGGCGGATCTTCACCATGCACTTCGAACTGGGTGGATCGTTCCTCGATCTCGATCCCGAAAAGATGCGCGCGCATTTCCAGAAGGAGCTCGAAAATACCAGGGGGCGCGGCTCGATGATCTAG
- a CDS encoding bpX6 domain-containing protein, producing the protein MTPRRLVHRGTVLAAGFFVDTALVGEGEARRRILALDGVEAVRRGAAGLFVRLRAPAWVDAARAPGTPLVASGGVLCAAPLDGDEIEALAPPSGAALLVRAGEVVVVDPEAGKPEDLVGWIDVGAWSAVEVTPLGQPLAAPAPAPVPVPIDARRALGLGPLAREGQSIARALARGANEGAEHPRLRERALVPVLSLLTALAARLFVPRGGKASTGRALTAVPQSPAARDTWLERTRVVLQNALARLLVKARLAQLVGRRQAEYLARTLDMFDAGDLERALRHAIPLGKGIGAPKPPSLSVPSPRDALDIHPERAEARSALGLGPDLFGALRVRYRRAFERLEAEGRIQEAAFVLAELLDASEEAVSFLERHGELKLAAELAEGRQLAPGLVIRQWILAGDRARAVRIARRTGAFADAVARLEPSHREHAATLRLLWADKLAEAGAYAAAVDAVWPVEPARHFARAWINRGIEVGGATGAKLLARKARVAPEEMASVVALSRALLRESGVEAQRAQLAFTHALLDGPPTPETRVLARASVRALLPRVDEPKSRSLLERLIDAAGDAALRADTRGMGGVEAPPTQNIRIRAVARTDIGDKRTVNEDGYLIAMLGAASATELSGPIDERALPPRGAVFAVIDGLGGSRSGEGAVELARSEMVADLAKVPPGPGVLGQYLPAAVQAANRAIYRKGREDRTWAGTGGTCTAAALAGDVLWLAQVGDTRCYVLREGRLVQVTRDHSLLEDLLASGQLTPEQAEAFEPRNVITRALGMQDTVVVDLWKLPLCRGDRILLSTDGIHGVVGDDALREALARSEPQAACDALVEEAYRAGAPDNLTAILLDVWGEDLPAPTGDVTPEFVPTPAGGGPIDPIVRRAADAGAHAVLDAALLPGGRVLVALGEAGVRLLSPEGKTLVHFAQPAHRLVLSDHGDRALALAPRGGAWRIARIDIAGRRARPWCDARLDHFASSFDGATWFIAAGDAVHAIDVLDEGWQSLWDVAEPGQKPGRFARAERVCSFLMGDEIWTVEQASFKLQARQPVGDEEAFAGLSLSPWGSTAWAWIEREAKLRPAMRARGASAWSELLPEKEALAAGEIVASEALAALVLAVEAGREVVVLDGHDGIETLRITLEGATAVRVRIQEMDRVVVADDRGRVLAIAGKSGEILGEWRVS; encoded by the coding sequence ATGACGCCGCGGCGGCTCGTGCATCGCGGGACCGTCCTCGCCGCGGGGTTTTTCGTCGACACGGCGCTCGTAGGGGAGGGCGAGGCGCGGCGGCGGATTCTCGCGCTGGACGGCGTGGAGGCCGTGCGGCGCGGCGCGGCGGGGCTGTTCGTGCGGCTCCGCGCGCCCGCGTGGGTGGACGCGGCGCGCGCTCCCGGAACACCGCTCGTGGCCTCGGGGGGCGTGCTCTGCGCGGCGCCGCTCGATGGCGACGAGATCGAGGCGCTCGCCCCGCCGAGCGGCGCGGCGCTTCTCGTGCGGGCCGGAGAGGTCGTGGTGGTCGACCCGGAGGCGGGGAAACCCGAGGACCTCGTGGGGTGGATCGACGTCGGCGCCTGGTCCGCGGTGGAGGTCACGCCGCTCGGGCAGCCGCTCGCCGCGCCTGCGCCCGCGCCCGTGCCGGTCCCGATCGATGCGCGCAGGGCGCTCGGGCTCGGCCCGCTCGCGCGCGAGGGGCAGAGCATCGCCCGCGCTCTTGCACGCGGCGCGAACGAGGGAGCCGAGCATCCCCGCTTGCGAGAGAGGGCGCTCGTCCCGGTGCTGTCGCTCCTGACCGCCCTCGCCGCGCGTCTGTTCGTCCCGCGCGGCGGCAAGGCCTCGACGGGGCGTGCTCTGACCGCCGTCCCGCAATCGCCCGCCGCGCGTGACACCTGGCTCGAACGCACGCGTGTGGTCCTGCAGAACGCGCTGGCGCGGCTGCTCGTCAAGGCACGCCTGGCGCAGCTCGTGGGACGTCGCCAGGCCGAATATCTCGCGCGCACGCTGGACATGTTCGACGCGGGCGATCTCGAGCGCGCGCTGCGGCATGCGATCCCGCTCGGCAAGGGCATCGGCGCCCCCAAACCGCCCTCGCTCTCCGTGCCCTCGCCGCGCGACGCGCTGGACATCCACCCCGAGCGCGCCGAGGCGCGATCCGCGCTCGGGCTCGGCCCCGACCTGTTCGGCGCGCTGCGCGTTCGCTATCGCAGGGCCTTCGAGCGCCTCGAAGCGGAGGGGCGAATCCAGGAGGCGGCGTTCGTTCTCGCGGAGCTGCTCGATGCCTCCGAGGAGGCCGTCTCGTTCCTCGAGCGGCACGGCGAGCTGAAGCTCGCGGCCGAGCTCGCCGAGGGGCGACAGCTCGCGCCGGGGCTCGTGATCCGGCAGTGGATCCTCGCGGGCGACCGCGCGCGAGCCGTGCGCATCGCCCGCCGCACGGGCGCCTTCGCTGACGCGGTCGCGCGGCTCGAACCCTCGCACCGCGAGCATGCCGCCACGCTCCGGCTGCTCTGGGCCGACAAGCTCGCCGAGGCGGGGGCGTACGCCGCGGCCGTCGACGCGGTCTGGCCCGTCGAGCCCGCCAGGCATTTCGCGCGGGCGTGGATCAACCGCGGGATCGAGGTCGGCGGCGCGACGGGCGCGAAGCTCCTCGCCCGCAAGGCGCGCGTCGCGCCGGAGGAGATGGCGTCGGTCGTCGCCCTGTCACGCGCCCTGTTGCGCGAGAGCGGCGTGGAGGCGCAGCGGGCGCAGCTCGCGTTCACGCACGCGCTGCTCGATGGTCCTCCCACGCCCGAGACACGCGTGCTCGCACGCGCGAGCGTCCGAGCGCTCCTGCCGCGCGTCGACGAGCCGAAGTCGAGGTCCCTCCTCGAACGTTTGATCGACGCTGCCGGTGACGCCGCCCTGCGTGCCGACACGCGCGGGATGGGCGGCGTCGAGGCGCCTCCGACGCAGAACATCCGCATCCGCGCCGTCGCCCGCACCGACATCGGCGACAAGCGCACCGTCAACGAGGATGGCTACCTCATCGCGATGCTCGGCGCCGCGAGCGCGACGGAGCTCTCCGGCCCGATCGACGAGCGCGCGCTGCCCCCGCGCGGCGCCGTGTTCGCCGTGATCGATGGTCTGGGCGGCTCGCGCAGCGGCGAGGGGGCGGTCGAGCTCGCCAGGAGCGAGATGGTTGCGGACCTCGCGAAGGTGCCGCCCGGTCCGGGGGTGCTGGGGCAATACCTCCCTGCAGCGGTTCAGGCAGCCAATCGCGCGATCTACCGCAAGGGCAGGGAGGATCGGACCTGGGCCGGGACGGGCGGCACGTGCACCGCCGCAGCGCTCGCCGGGGACGTCCTGTGGCTCGCGCAGGTCGGTGACACGCGCTGCTACGTGCTACGCGAAGGGCGGCTCGTGCAGGTGACGCGCGATCACTCGCTGCTCGAGGATCTGCTCGCCTCGGGCCAGCTCACGCCCGAGCAGGCGGAGGCCTTCGAGCCTCGCAACGTCATCACGCGGGCGCTCGGCATGCAGGACACGGTGGTCGTGGACCTCTGGAAGCTGCCGCTCTGCCGGGGTGACCGCATTCTCCTCAGCACCGACGGCATCCACGGCGTGGTCGGCGACGACGCCCTTCGAGAAGCGCTCGCGCGGAGCGAACCGCAAGCGGCGTGTGATGCGCTGGTCGAGGAGGCATACCGCGCTGGCGCTCCCGACAACCTGACCGCGATCCTCCTCGATGTTTGGGGGGAAGATCTCCCGGCCCCCACAGGCGACGTGACGCCCGAGTTCGTGCCGACGCCGGCAGGGGGCGGGCCGATCGATCCGATCGTGCGGCGCGCGGCGGACGCGGGGGCGCATGCGGTGCTCGACGCGGCGCTGCTCCCTGGAGGCCGCGTGCTCGTCGCGCTCGGGGAGGCGGGCGTGCGGCTCCTGTCGCCCGAGGGCAAGACGCTCGTCCACTTCGCGCAGCCCGCGCACAGGCTCGTCCTCTCCGATCACGGCGACCGCGCCCTCGCGCTGGCCCCGCGCGGCGGGGCGTGGCGCATCGCGAGGATCGACATCGCCGGTCGCCGCGCGAGGCCCTGGTGCGACGCGCGGCTCGACCATTTCGCCTCGAGCTTCGACGGCGCGACGTGGTTCATCGCCGCGGGGGATGCCGTGCACGCGATCGATGTCCTCGACGAGGGCTGGCAATCGCTCTGGGACGTCGCGGAGCCGGGCCAGAAGCCGGGCCGGTTCGCGCGAGCGGAGCGCGTGTGCAGCTTCCTGATGGGCGACGAGATCTGGACCGTGGAGCAGGCGTCTTTCAAGCTCCAGGCGCGTCAGCCCGTGGGCGACGAGGAGGCGTTCGCGGGTCTCTCGCTGTCGCCCTGGGGTTCCACCGCCTGGGCCTGGATCGAGCGCGAGGCGAAGCTGCGGCCCGCGATGCGCGCGCGCGGCGCATCCGCGTGGAGCGAGCTTTTGCCGGAGAAGGAGGCGCTCGCGGCCGGGGAGATCGTTGCCTCCGAGGCGCTGGCCGCGCTGGTGCTGGCCGTGGAGGCGGGGCGCGAGGTGGTCGTGCTCGACGGGCACGACGGGATCGAGACGCTCCGCATCACGCTGGAGGGGGCGACCGCGGTGCGCGTGCGGATCCAGGAGATGGACAGGGTCGTCGTCGCGGACGACCGCGGGCGGGTGCTCGCGATCGCCGGCAAGAGCGGCGAGATCCTCGGGGAGTGGCGCGTGTCCTAG
- a CDS encoding TonB-dependent receptor domain-containing protein: MRMSLAGPRRRRSPGGSALLLGAWTALASFAAAPIAHAQAPSEPEVTMPSPRGPTAPPYPPGGEGDAQVVLGLLVRADGTVSEARVIEGQEPFASAAASAAASWEFEPARRNGKPVSVRIRFLVTFHAPAPPEELPPPAAPIPAPSPAPAAMPAPPAPREPEALEVMVQGEHVAPTTRTMSRVEVRQLPGAFGDPFRAIEAMPGVTPIASGVPYFFVRGAPPGNIGYFLDGVRVPLLFHVAAGPSVVHPALIDRVDLYPGGFPARYGRFTGGIVTGSLREPELRFHGEGNIRLFDVGAMVEAPFDDGRGAALVAGRYAYPELALKIFSPGIELGYWDYQARVHYDLSPTDRIGVFAFGSHDYLAQIEEDGEREVVVAGQFHRVDLRYDTRLGDRGKLRHAITLGYEESNSGDGERTGSSWLLGSRTELLLPVSRDLSVRGGADAYVERFDIDIEEQDDDYPSLNDQALARQLTSRTDFTGGVWADVVWRPLPALEVVPGLRSDVFTSDGAAQATLDPRLATRLEMGPRFALVSAFGVTHQPPSFLGAIPGLQIGGLRGGVQTGLLASAGVEATLPLDVTASVTGFRGSYFNLSDPLGNRPPATELGYARQAELRGLGSTYGVEINLRRSLSKRLGGFLSYTLSRSVRHIGAETFDSAFDRRHVLNLAASYDFGRGWRLGGRVMFYTGAPMTLDYRLRRRGEGQPDPTPNEPDRPDTLEDILAREELRRLLAEYVKGLNLPERLPAFFRLDVRLEKRWSFDHGRWLSFTVEALNATASKETTQYECTFVDGCAPEELGPIVIPSIGLEGGF; encoded by the coding sequence ATGAGGATGAGCCTGGCCGGCCCGAGACGACGACGCTCCCCAGGTGGCTCCGCGCTCCTGCTCGGCGCATGGACGGCGCTCGCCTCCTTCGCCGCCGCGCCGATCGCCCACGCGCAGGCTCCGAGCGAGCCGGAGGTGACCATGCCCTCGCCGCGCGGCCCCACCGCCCCGCCCTACCCTCCCGGAGGCGAGGGCGACGCCCAGGTCGTCCTCGGGCTCCTCGTGCGCGCCGACGGCACGGTGAGCGAGGCCCGGGTGATCGAGGGGCAGGAGCCATTCGCGAGCGCCGCGGCCAGCGCGGCCGCGTCCTGGGAATTCGAGCCCGCGCGCCGAAACGGAAAACCCGTGAGCGTGCGAATCCGCTTTCTCGTGACGTTCCACGCGCCCGCGCCCCCCGAAGAGCTTCCCCCGCCCGCCGCGCCCATTCCCGCGCCCTCCCCCGCCCCCGCTGCAATGCCGGCCCCGCCCGCGCCGCGCGAGCCCGAGGCCCTCGAGGTCATGGTCCAGGGCGAGCACGTGGCGCCCACGACGCGCACGATGTCCCGCGTCGAGGTGCGCCAATTGCCGGGCGCCTTCGGCGATCCCTTCCGCGCCATCGAGGCCATGCCCGGCGTCACGCCCATCGCCTCCGGCGTGCCCTACTTTTTCGTGCGCGGGGCGCCGCCCGGCAATATCGGGTATTTCCTCGACGGCGTGCGCGTGCCCCTGCTCTTCCACGTCGCCGCTGGCCCGAGCGTCGTTCATCCCGCCCTCATCGATCGCGTCGATCTCTACCCCGGCGGCTTTCCGGCGCGCTATGGCCGGTTCACGGGTGGAATCGTCACGGGCTCCCTGCGCGAGCCCGAGCTGCGCTTTCACGGCGAGGGCAACATCCGCCTCTTCGACGTCGGCGCGATGGTCGAGGCCCCCTTCGACGACGGCCGCGGCGCCGCCCTCGTCGCCGGGCGCTACGCCTATCCCGAGCTCGCCCTGAAGATCTTCTCGCCGGGCATCGAGCTCGGCTACTGGGACTATCAGGCGCGCGTCCATTACGACCTATCGCCCACCGACCGCATCGGCGTCTTCGCGTTCGGCTCCCACGATTACCTCGCCCAGATCGAGGAGGACGGAGAGCGCGAGGTCGTCGTGGCCGGCCAGTTCCACCGCGTCGATCTCCGGTACGACACACGCCTCGGTGATCGCGGCAAGCTCCGGCACGCGATCACGCTCGGCTACGAGGAGAGCAACAGCGGCGACGGCGAGCGCACGGGCAGCTCGTGGCTGCTCGGCTCGCGCACGGAGCTGTTGCTGCCCGTCTCGAGGGACCTGTCGGTCCGGGGCGGCGCCGACGCGTACGTCGAGCGGTTCGATATCGACATCGAGGAGCAGGACGACGATTACCCGAGCCTGAACGACCAGGCCCTCGCGCGCCAGCTCACGAGCCGCACCGATTTCACGGGCGGCGTATGGGCCGACGTCGTGTGGAGGCCCCTGCCGGCGCTGGAGGTCGTCCCCGGCCTGCGCTCGGACGTCTTCACCTCCGACGGGGCCGCGCAGGCGACGCTCGATCCGCGGCTCGCCACGCGGCTCGAGATGGGCCCGCGCTTCGCGCTGGTCTCGGCGTTTGGCGTGACGCACCAGCCGCCGAGCTTCCTCGGCGCGATTCCGGGCCTGCAAATCGGCGGGCTTCGCGGCGGCGTGCAGACTGGCCTGCTCGCGAGCGCGGGGGTCGAGGCCACGCTGCCCCTCGACGTGACGGCCTCGGTGACGGGCTTTCGAGGATCCTATTTCAACCTGAGCGATCCTCTGGGCAACCGCCCGCCCGCGACCGAGCTCGGCTATGCCCGCCAGGCGGAGCTGCGGGGCCTCGGCAGCACGTACGGGGTCGAGATCAACCTGCGGCGTAGCCTCTCGAAGCGCCTCGGCGGGTTCTTGTCGTACACGCTCTCGCGCTCGGTCCGCCACATCGGGGCCGAGACGTTCGACTCCGCATTCGACCGGCGCCACGTGCTGAACCTCGCGGCCTCGTACGATTTCGGCAGGGGATGGCGGCTCGGAGGGCGCGTCATGTTCTACACCGGCGCGCCCATGACGCTCGATTACCGCCTCCGCCGCCGCGGGGAGGGACAGCCCGATCCGACCCCGAACGAGCCGGATCGCCCGGACACGCTCGAGGACATCCTGGCCCGCGAGGAGCTGCGGCGCCTGCTCGCCGAGTACGTGAAAGGCCTGAACCTGCCCGAGCGCCTGCCTGCGTTTTTCCGCCTCGATGTGCGGCTCGAGAAGCGATGGAGCTTCGACCATGGGCGGTGGCTGTCGTTCACCGTGGAGGCGTTGAATGCCACCGCCAGCAAGGAGACCACGCAATACGAGTGCACGTTCGTGGACGGCTGCGCCCCCGAGGAGCTCGGGCCGATCGTGATCCCGAGCATCGGGCTCGAGGGCGGATTCTGA